Proteins encoded within one genomic window of Equus przewalskii isolate Varuska chromosome 3, EquPr2, whole genome shotgun sequence:
- the RASGEF1B gene encoding ras-GEF domain-containing family member 1B isoform X4, with protein sequence MTLIEKEQQWKPPMYSSITPVCFTSPLIEKPIGKESMPQTPPFSAMFDSSGYNRNLYQSAEDSCGGLYYHDNNLLSGSLEALIQHLVPNVDYYPDRTYIFTFLLSSRLFMHPYELMAKVCHLCIEHQRLSDPNSDKNQIRKIAPKILQLLTEWTETFPYDFRDERMMRNLKDLAHRIASGEETYRKNVQQMIQCLIRKLAALTQYEEVLAKISSTSTDRLTVLKTKPQSIQRDIITVCSDPYTLAQQLTHIELERLNYIGPEEFVQAFVQKDPLDNDKSCYSERKKTRNLEAYVEWFNRLSYLVATEICMPVKKKHRARMIEYFIDVARECFNIGNFNSLMAIISGMNMSPVSRLKKTWAKVKTAKFDILEHQMDPSSNFYNYRTALRGAAQRSLTAHSSREKIVIPFFSLLIKDIYFLNEGCANRLPNGHVNFEKFWELAKQVSEFMTWKQVECPFERDRKILQYLLTVPVFSEDALYLASYESEGPENHIEKDRWKSLRSSLLGRV encoded by the exons gaaAGTATGCCTCAGACTCCTCCCTTTTCAGCAATGTTTGACAGCAGTGGTTACAACCGAAACCTCTATCAGTCTGCAGAGGACAGCTGTGGAGGCTTGTATTACCATGACAACAACCTCCTCTCCGGATCTCTGGAAGCACTCATCCAGCACTTAGTACCTAATGTGGATTACTATCCGGAT AGAACGTACATATTTACCTTCCTACTCAGTTCTCGGTTATTTATGCATCCGTATGAGCTAATGGCCAAAGTTTGCCACTTATGCATTGAGCACCAGAGACTAAGTGATCCTAATAGTGATAAG aaCCAGATAAGAAAAATTGCACCCAAAATCCTTCAACTCCTGACAGAATGGACAGAGACATTTCCTTATGATTTTCGGGATGAAAGAATGATGAGAAACTTAAAAGATCTGGCTCACCGAATAGCCAGTGGTGAGGAG ACATATAGGAAGAATGTCCAGCAGATGATCCAGTGTCTAATCCGCAAGCTCGCTGCGCTCACCCAGTACGAGGAGGTCCTGGCGAAAATCAGCTCCACGTCCACAGATCGGCTCACAGTCCTCAAGACCAAGCCACAGTCCATACAAAGGGACATCATTACTGTCTGCAGTGACCCTTACACATTGGCCCAGCAGCTGACTCACATAGAGCTG GAAAGGCTCAATTATATTGGTCCAGAAGAATTCGTTCAGGCATTTGTGCAGAAGGACCCTTTGGACAATGACAAG AGTTGCTACAGTGAACGGAAGAAGACACGAAACCTAGAGGCATACGTGGAATGGTTTAATCGCCTCAGCTACTTGGTTGCTACAGAAATCTGCATG CCTGTGAAGAAGAAGCACCGGGCTAGAATGATTGAGTATTTCATTGACGTAGCTCGCGAGTGTTTTAACATTGGCAACTTTAACTCCTTGATGGCAATAATCT CTGGCATGAATATGAGCCCAGTGTCTCGACTGAAAAAAACTTGGGCCAAAGTGAAGACTGCGAAGTTTGACATTCTTGAG CATCAGATGGACCCTTCAAGCAATTTCTACAATTATCGAACAGCTCTTCGTGGGGCAGCACAGAGGTCTTTAACTGCTCACAGTAGCAGAGAGAAG atTGTGATACCCTTCTTCAGTCTTTTAATCAAAGATATTTATTTCCTCAATGAAGGCTGTGCCAACCGCCTTCCAAACGGCCATGTCAACTTTGAG AAATTTTGGGAACTGGCCAAACAAGTGAGTGAATTCATGACGTGGAAACAAGTAGAGTGTCCATTTGAGAGGGACCGGAAGATCTTGCAATATCTGCTCACGGTACCAGTCTTCAGCGAAGATG CTCTCTACTTGGCTTCCTATGAGAGTGAAGGGCCTGAGAATCATATAGAGAAAGACAGATGGAAGTCCTTAAG GTCGAGCCTCTTAGGCAGAGTCTAA
- the RASGEF1B gene encoding ras-GEF domain-containing family member 1B isoform X5, which produces MPQTPPFSAMFDSSGYNRNLYQSAEDSCGGLYYHDNNLLSGSLEALIQHLVPNVDYYPDRTYIFTFLLSSRLFMHPYELMAKVCHLCIEHQRLSDPNSDKNQIRKIAPKILQLLTEWTETFPYDFRDERMMRNLKDLAHRIASGEETYRKNVQQMIQCLIRKLAALTQYEEVLAKISSTSTDRLTVLKTKPQSIQRDIITVCSDPYTLAQQLTHIELERLNYIGPEEFVQAFVQKDPLDNDKSCYSERKKTRNLEAYVEWFNRLSYLVATEICMPVKKKHRARMIEYFIDVARECFNIGNFNSLMAIISGMNMSPVSRLKKTWAKVKTAKFDILEHQMDPSSNFYNYRTALRGAAQRSLTAHSSREKIVIPFFSLLIKDIYFLNEGCANRLPNGHVNFEKFWELAKQVSEFMTWKQVECPFERDRKILQYLLTVPVFSEDALYLASYESEGPENHIEKDRWKSLRSSLLGRV; this is translated from the exons ATGCCTCAGACTCCTCCCTTTTCAGCAATGTTTGACAGCAGTGGTTACAACCGAAACCTCTATCAGTCTGCAGAGGACAGCTGTGGAGGCTTGTATTACCATGACAACAACCTCCTCTCCGGATCTCTGGAAGCACTCATCCAGCACTTAGTACCTAATGTGGATTACTATCCGGAT AGAACGTACATATTTACCTTCCTACTCAGTTCTCGGTTATTTATGCATCCGTATGAGCTAATGGCCAAAGTTTGCCACTTATGCATTGAGCACCAGAGACTAAGTGATCCTAATAGTGATAAG aaCCAGATAAGAAAAATTGCACCCAAAATCCTTCAACTCCTGACAGAATGGACAGAGACATTTCCTTATGATTTTCGGGATGAAAGAATGATGAGAAACTTAAAAGATCTGGCTCACCGAATAGCCAGTGGTGAGGAG ACATATAGGAAGAATGTCCAGCAGATGATCCAGTGTCTAATCCGCAAGCTCGCTGCGCTCACCCAGTACGAGGAGGTCCTGGCGAAAATCAGCTCCACGTCCACAGATCGGCTCACAGTCCTCAAGACCAAGCCACAGTCCATACAAAGGGACATCATTACTGTCTGCAGTGACCCTTACACATTGGCCCAGCAGCTGACTCACATAGAGCTG GAAAGGCTCAATTATATTGGTCCAGAAGAATTCGTTCAGGCATTTGTGCAGAAGGACCCTTTGGACAATGACAAG AGTTGCTACAGTGAACGGAAGAAGACACGAAACCTAGAGGCATACGTGGAATGGTTTAATCGCCTCAGCTACTTGGTTGCTACAGAAATCTGCATG CCTGTGAAGAAGAAGCACCGGGCTAGAATGATTGAGTATTTCATTGACGTAGCTCGCGAGTGTTTTAACATTGGCAACTTTAACTCCTTGATGGCAATAATCT CTGGCATGAATATGAGCCCAGTGTCTCGACTGAAAAAAACTTGGGCCAAAGTGAAGACTGCGAAGTTTGACATTCTTGAG CATCAGATGGACCCTTCAAGCAATTTCTACAATTATCGAACAGCTCTTCGTGGGGCAGCACAGAGGTCTTTAACTGCTCACAGTAGCAGAGAGAAG atTGTGATACCCTTCTTCAGTCTTTTAATCAAAGATATTTATTTCCTCAATGAAGGCTGTGCCAACCGCCTTCCAAACGGCCATGTCAACTTTGAG AAATTTTGGGAACTGGCCAAACAAGTGAGTGAATTCATGACGTGGAAACAAGTAGAGTGTCCATTTGAGAGGGACCGGAAGATCTTGCAATATCTGCTCACGGTACCAGTCTTCAGCGAAGATG CTCTCTACTTGGCTTCCTATGAGAGTGAAGGGCCTGAGAATCATATAGAGAAAGACAGATGGAAGTCCTTAAG GTCGAGCCTCTTAGGCAGAGTCTAA